In Pochonia chlamydosporia 170 chromosome 3, whole genome shotgun sequence, the following are encoded in one genomic region:
- a CDS encoding glutathione S-transferase Gst3 (similar to Magnaporthe oryzae 70-15 XP_003714355.1), whose product MDDLQASSGKVTDWVHPGDKSGEFKRQVSSFRDWISREAGAKYPPEKGRYHLYVSYACPWACRTLAARKLKGLEDIISYSVVHWHLGQNGWRFVTKDEKEPGENVIPDPIEGHESFTHLRQVYFESEKDYSGRFTVPVLYDKKTKSIVSNESAEILRMFSTEFDDLIDEKYRSIVLYPENLRSQIDETNTWHYDLINNGVYKSGFATTAEAYERNVIALFEALDKAEKHLREQKDGPYWFGKNITETDIRLYVTLIRFDPVYVQHFKCNIRDIRSGYPALHKWMRNLYWNHAAFKDTTQFEHIKWHYTRSHTQINPLSITPVGPLPNIMELDEEVPAVAAKI is encoded by the exons ATGGATGACTTACAGGCTTCTTCCGGCAAGGTTACCGATTGGGTTCACCCAGGTGATAAGTCTGGCGAGTTCAAGCGACAGGTCAGTTCGTTCAGAGATTGGATCTCGCGAGAAGCTGGCGCAAAGTATCCTCCCGAGAAGGGGCGATATCATTTGTACGTCAGCTATGCCTGTCCATGG GCTTGTCGTACACTCGCTGCACGAAAGCTCAAGGGTCTAGAGGACATCATCTCGTACTCTGTCGTTCATTGGCACCTTGGCCAAAATGGCTGGCGCTTCGTGAccaaggatgagaaggaaCCTGGCGAGAATGTGATTCCCGATCCAATCGAAGGCCATGAGAGCTTTACGCACCTGAGACAGGTGTATTTCGAGTCTGAGAAGGACTACTCGGGGCGATTTACTGTCCCGGTTTTGTACGACAAGAAGACCAAGTCCATTGTGAGCAACGAGAGCGCTGAGATTCTGCGCATGTTCAGCACTGAG TTTGACGACCTCATTGACGAAAAATACCGTTCCATCGTGCTGTACCCCGAAAACCTCCGCTCGCAAATTGACGAAACCAACACCTGGCACTACGACCTCATAAACAATGGCGTCTACAAGTCCGGTTTCGCAACCACAGCCGAAGCGTACGAGCGCAACGTGATTGCTCTTTTCGAAGCTCTCgacaaggctgagaagcaTTTGCGTGAACAAAAGGACGGACCCTACTGGTTTGGCAAGAATATTACCGAGACCGATATCAGACTATATGTCACACTGATCCGTTTCGACCCCGTTTACGTCCAGCACTTCAAGTGCAACATTCGCGATATTCGTTCGGGCTATCCCGCGCTGCATAAGTGGATGCGTAATCTGTATTGGAATCATGCTGCGTTCAAGGATACCACGCAGTTTGAGCACATCAAGTGGCATTATACCAGGAGCCATACGCAGATTAATCCGCTTTCGATTACGCCTGTTGGTCCTTTGCCAAATATTATGGagttggatgaggaggttCCTGCTGTTGCGGCAAAGATTTAA
- a CDS encoding carboxylesterase (similar to Talaromyces stipitatus ATCC 10500 XP_002481821.1) encodes MKHAIVACAAFFLSVSHAAENVDASRFLTVNTTNGPVTGHWATSCRNVVEYLGIPYAKPPVGDLRFAAPQKYAGYGKPYVAAKFGNDCPLSPSPPVDYPDFTPQAPRILEYFASAAGTPQGEDCLTLNIWSKPTHRATKGDKPVIVFFYGGRFTIGNTNSPFYNGKRFAATQDAIMVTVNYRINIFGFPGAPGDAQNFGLLDQRAAVEWVRDNIRNFGGDPKKITIAGQSSGGVAVDYWTYAYRDDPIVNGIIGPSGNAFSFPVNAKNVTDKNWQTVVNAVGCGSAADTMACMRKANWQDIKTAAAAVKPGASTSVLRSIPPFYPTPDGKTVFSDYVNRTEQGKFAKIPTFGGNNNNEAGYYRIPAYAKGVIPTDQQVAQFHLESFTCPVAFQANNRRENNVPSWIWRYFGDWNNTRLYPTSGAYHGSDLHMIFGASADVSGLPVVPNQRRLTLVMQKAWYEFSNDPFDGLSSKMGWPKFDPKTKSLVVLGKDNSPVPVLQKPSDYDSPCSTITLGALGTTPPS; translated from the exons ATGAAGCATGCCATAGTGGCGTGTGCTGCATTCTTTCTGTCTGTCTCTCATGCCGCTGAGAATGTCGATGCTTCGCGTTTCCTCACTGTCAATACGACGAACGGTCCAGTTACAGGCCATTGGGCGACGTCGTGTCGCAATGTCGTGGAATATCTAGGTATTCCATATGCCAAACCTCCTGTAGGCGACTTGCGCTTCGCAGCACCTCAAAAGTATGCCGGCTATGGCAAACCGTACGTggcggccaagtttggaaatGACTGCCCGTTGTCGCCCTCCCCTCCTGTCGACTATCCGGACTTCACACCACAGGCTCCTCGTATCCTCGAATATTTTGCTTCGGCCGCCGGTACACCGCAGGGCGAGGACTGTCTAACCTTGAATATCTGGTCCAAGCCTACTCACCGCGCTACCAAAGGCGACAAGCCGGTCATTGTTTTCTTTTACGGTGGAC GCTTCACAATTGGTAACACAAACAGTCCATTCTACAATGGCAAGCGCTTTGCTGCCACCCAGGACGCCATCATGGTCACCGTCAACTACAGAATCAACATTTTTGGGTTTCCTGGCGCACCAGGTGACGCACAAAACTTTGGACTCCTCGACCAGCGCGCTGCGGTGGAATGGGTGCGGGATAACATCCGCAACTTCGGCGGAGACCCTAAGAAGATTACCATCGCTGGCCAGTCGTCCGGCGGCGTAGCTGTTGACTATTGGACATACGCATATCGGGATGATCCCATTGTCAACGGCATCATCGGACCTTCAGGGAATGCCTTCAGCTTCCCTGTTAACGCTAAGAACGTGACGGATAAGAACTGGCAAACCGTGGTCAATGCAGTCGGCTGCGGATCTGCCGCGGACACCATGGCATGTATGCGCAAGGCGAATTGGCAAGATATCAAGACGGCTGCTGCGGCAGTGAAACCGGGGGCAAGCACCAGTGTGTTGCGATCCATTCCGCCGTTTTATCCTACTCCCGATGGCAAGACTGTATTCTCAGACTACGTCAACAGAACGGAGCAGGGCAAATTCGCCAAGATACCTACTTTTGGCggaaacaacaacaacgagGCAGGCTACTACCGGATCCCAGCATATGCCAAGGGAGTAATCCCTACGGACCAGCAGGTTGCCCAGTTCCATCTCGAGTCCTTCACCTGCCCAGTAGCATTCCAGGCAAACAATCGCCGAGAGAATAATGTGCCGTCTTGGATCTGGCGATACTTTGGCGACTGGAATAACACGCGGCTGTATCCTACCAGCGGCGCATATCATGGTAGTGATTTGCACATGATCTTTGGTGCTTCTGCTGATGTGAGCGGCCTGCCTGTGGTTCCGAACCAGAGGAGGCTCACCTTGGTGATGCAGAAAGCCTGGTACGAATTTAGCAATGACCCTTTCGACGGCCTGAGCAGCAAGATGGGCTGGCCCAAGTTTGACCCAAAGACCAAGTCGCTGGTGGTTCTGGGTAAAGATAACAGCCCGGTACCGGTACTCCAGAAGCCGTCGGACTACGATTCTCCCTGCTCAACTATCACGCTGGGTGCTCTGGGGACGACCCCTCCGTCGTAG